The following are encoded in a window of Roseimaritima ulvae genomic DNA:
- a CDS encoding GNAT family N-acetyltransferase, producing the protein MPPATIRNATATDLSEILAILNQQITESVASFRIAPLDDAAGRRWFAAHTDPKYPVIVAAADGKRPQSKLAGWASLSAWSDYEAYHRTAEISVWIRPECQRQGLGRRLMEEIIARAVAVQHRVILSRVEADNVGSLKLHESLGFRTIGTMHRVGEKFGRLLDVVMLERLLE; encoded by the coding sequence ATGCCCCCTGCGACAATTCGAAACGCCACGGCCACCGATCTGAGCGAAATTCTGGCGATTTTGAATCAACAAATTACCGAATCCGTGGCTTCCTTTCGCATCGCGCCGCTGGACGATGCCGCCGGGCGGCGGTGGTTCGCCGCCCACACCGACCCCAAGTACCCGGTCATCGTTGCCGCCGCAGACGGGAAGCGGCCGCAGAGCAAACTAGCCGGCTGGGCTTCGTTGTCCGCCTGGTCGGACTACGAGGCCTACCATCGCACGGCGGAAATTTCCGTCTGGATACGCCCCGAGTGCCAACGCCAAGGCCTGGGGCGGCGGCTGATGGAAGAAATCATCGCCCGCGCCGTGGCGGTGCAGCATCGCGTCATTTTGTCACGGGTCGAAGCCGATAACGTCGGCAGCCTGAAACTGCACGAGTCCCTGGGCTTTCGCACCATCGGCACCATGCACCGCGTGGGCGAAAAATTTGGCCGTTTGTTGGATGTGGTGATGCTGGAACGATTGCTGGAATAA
- a CDS encoding cytochrome-c peroxidase, whose product MPLKTSRCVCICLVSVALPLIAAASRATAADSQDSPAVTLGDDSLFAGIPGEGPLEMAEIERWLMNPEIHKPLNYELPLGLQAAKQNIFVPENNPITRAKIELGRQLYFDTRLSADESVSCASCHDPGQGFAAETQFGVGIRDQEGGRNSPVAYNRILSREQFWDGRASTLEDQAIGPIANPIEMGNQHDACVACLEGIPGYKKQFEAIFEDGVTIMNVGKALATFERAIVTGPAPYDYQVPLDRFREVYADDLEDLEELREEDPEFVKEYEELVQATKDNPMSESALNGMKLFFGKANCKTCHAGANFTDEQYHNLGVGMTAETPDLGRYEITKVEAEKGAFKTPTLRNIAASKPYMHDGSQETLEEVMEWYNKGGHPNPWLSDKMKKLDLTDQEVADVVAFMKEGLTGSFPKIEPGRLPK is encoded by the coding sequence ATGCCACTAAAGACTAGTAGATGTGTGTGCATTTGCTTGGTCAGCGTTGCTCTGCCCCTGATTGCAGCGGCCTCGCGGGCGACCGCGGCGGATTCGCAGGATTCCCCCGCCGTGACGCTGGGGGATGATAGTCTGTTTGCGGGGATTCCTGGCGAGGGGCCGCTGGAAATGGCGGAAATCGAACGCTGGTTGATGAATCCGGAGATTCACAAACCGCTGAATTACGAATTGCCGCTGGGGCTGCAAGCCGCCAAGCAAAACATCTTTGTGCCCGAAAACAATCCCATCACCCGGGCCAAAATCGAACTCGGCCGTCAGCTGTACTTTGACACCCGATTATCGGCCGACGAATCGGTCAGCTGTGCCAGTTGCCACGATCCCGGTCAAGGTTTCGCGGCCGAAACGCAGTTTGGTGTCGGCATCCGGGACCAGGAGGGGGGACGCAATTCACCGGTCGCCTACAACCGGATTCTCAGTCGTGAACAGTTTTGGGACGGCCGTGCCTCCACCTTGGAAGACCAAGCCATCGGACCGATCGCCAACCCCATCGAAATGGGCAACCAGCACGACGCCTGCGTGGCCTGCTTGGAAGGCATCCCCGGCTACAAGAAACAGTTCGAAGCGATCTTTGAAGACGGCGTCACGATCATGAACGTGGGCAAAGCCTTGGCCACCTTCGAACGCGCCATCGTCACCGGACCGGCTCCGTACGACTACCAAGTACCACTGGACCGCTTCCGCGAAGTCTACGCAGACGATCTGGAAGACTTAGAAGAGTTACGGGAGGAGGACCCGGAATTCGTCAAAGAGTATGAGGAGTTGGTGCAGGCCACCAAGGACAACCCGATGAGCGAATCGGCGTTGAACGGCATGAAGCTGTTCTTCGGCAAAGCCAACTGCAAGACTTGTCACGCCGGAGCCAACTTCACCGACGAACAGTATCACAATCTGGGCGTGGGCATGACTGCAGAAACCCCCGACTTGGGCCGCTATGAAATCACCAAAGTGGAAGCTGAAAAAGGCGCCTTCAAGACGCCCACCTTGCGCAACATCGCCGCCTCCAAGCCGTACATGCACGACGGCTCGCAGGAGACTTTGGAAGAGGTGATGGAGTGGTACAATAAGGGCGGACACCCCAACCCTTGGTTGAGCGACAAGATGAAAAAGTTAGACCTTACCGATCAGGAAGTAGCCGATGTGGTGGCGTTCATGAAAGAAGGCCTGACCGGATCGTTCCCCAAAATCGAACCGGGCCGTTTGCCCAAGTAG
- a CDS encoding nucleoside permease — translation MANPYESPEPESVDPTLADSGGKGGSLIITLLSVMMFLQFFAWGSWFATLSAAMDTNLLGAFIGGAYASAPIAAIFAPLFLGLIADRFFPSEKVMGVLMLVGGLIMLSIPAVATNAAEFAATSADSLRDASGVLDSEKFLEQQTNENSSGKLLVWLILAHLLCYMPTLGLGNTIAFTHIPHQDQFPKIRVWGTIGWIAAGLMLGAAGWSATYNIFWMGAISSIMLGVFCFFLPHTPPPLRGKPMDVRSLLMVDAFKLLADRNFFVFAVCSTLICIPLAYYYGMTASYLTQTGFVEAGATMTIGQMSEIFFMLLIPFFFRRLGVKMMIIIGMACWVIRYALFAYGAPSQVTWMLLLAVALHGICYDFFFVTGFMYTDQKAPKAIRGQAQSLLVFLTQGIGMFFGYRIMAGGDLFGVIPLNLTFGKYGEQVVSAPRYVESLKEARGDAASTSFFESFTQMFSRDLPEGVDQGLLTQTMAEWKDFWLSPAIMAALILVLFAVTFWDRTKTAPRDAE, via the coding sequence ATGGCAAACCCCTACGAAAGTCCTGAGCCCGAAAGTGTTGACCCCACATTGGCGGATTCCGGCGGCAAGGGTGGGTCGCTGATCATCACGCTGTTGTCGGTGATGATGTTCCTACAGTTCTTTGCCTGGGGGTCCTGGTTTGCCACGCTGAGTGCGGCCATGGATACCAACCTGTTGGGAGCGTTCATCGGCGGAGCTTATGCCTCGGCGCCGATCGCGGCCATCTTTGCGCCGCTGTTTCTAGGTCTGATCGCCGACCGCTTCTTCCCTTCCGAGAAGGTGATGGGAGTGTTGATGTTGGTGGGCGGGTTGATCATGTTGTCGATCCCCGCCGTGGCCACCAACGCCGCCGAGTTCGCCGCCACCTCGGCCGATAGCCTGCGGGATGCTTCGGGCGTACTGGATTCGGAAAAGTTTCTCGAACAGCAAACCAACGAAAACAGCTCGGGCAAGTTGTTGGTCTGGCTGATCCTGGCTCACCTGTTGTGCTACATGCCCACGCTGGGACTGGGCAATACGATCGCCTTCACGCACATTCCTCACCAGGATCAGTTCCCCAAGATTCGCGTCTGGGGCACGATCGGCTGGATCGCGGCCGGGTTGATGTTGGGAGCGGCCGGATGGTCGGCGACCTATAACATCTTTTGGATGGGAGCGATCAGCTCGATCATGTTGGGCGTGTTTTGTTTCTTCCTGCCGCACACGCCGCCGCCGTTGCGTGGCAAGCCGATGGACGTGCGTTCGTTGTTGATGGTGGATGCCTTTAAACTGTTGGCCGACCGCAACTTCTTTGTGTTCGCCGTGTGTTCGACGCTGATCTGCATTCCTTTGGCTTACTACTACGGCATGACCGCGTCTTACCTGACGCAGACCGGGTTTGTGGAAGCCGGGGCGACGATGACGATCGGGCAGATGTCGGAAATATTCTTTATGTTGCTGATCCCGTTCTTCTTCCGCCGCCTGGGTGTGAAGATGATGATCATCATCGGGATGGCGTGTTGGGTGATTCGTTATGCCCTGTTCGCCTATGGAGCGCCCAGTCAGGTGACCTGGATGTTGTTGCTGGCCGTGGCCCTGCACGGTATCTGCTATGACTTCTTCTTTGTCACCGGGTTTATGTACACCGACCAAAAGGCGCCCAAAGCGATCCGTGGTCAGGCCCAGTCGTTGCTGGTCTTTTTGACTCAGGGCATCGGCATGTTCTTCGGTTACCGAATCATGGCCGGCGGTGATTTGTTTGGCGTGATCCCCTTGAATCTGACCTTCGGCAAATACGGCGAGCAGGTCGTCAGTGCTCCGAGGTATGTGGAATCGCTGAAAGAAGCTCGTGGCGATGCCGCTTCGACCAGCTTCTTTGAGTCCTTCACGCAGATGTTTTCGCGTGACCTACCCGAAGGCGTGGATCAAGGTTTGCTGACTCAAACCATGGCGGAGTGGAAAGATTTCTGGTTGTCGCCGGCGATCATGGCCGCCCTGATTTTGGTGCTGTTCGCCGTCACCTTCTGGGACCGCACCAAGACCGCGCCCCGGGACGCGGAGTAG
- a CDS encoding acyltransferase family protein, giving the protein MSSPQPAMPAPRVLAGTTSATAAHTPTPLAAGERLTAFEWLRAGAGLGVVLLHACVPYLTHPMQFLAWPVQDRASSLVNGLFWTIELLIMPVFLVIAGFFAVRSLAGRSRIAFLKHRAARLLLPLAVVGAVILPLDLYSWLLGWVVEGQIDFRKMQSLKFAAGMDDHLWGLSHLWFLQYLFLYCAVYAGCHALWPASLHSLSARYLLRRTTLLGLLAAGAITLTIAPEVVFGFQHDFLPFASKWIYHGTFFAGGIWLAIYDTSLRKTRRLGRRMLLLGAMSATASLVAGMRYLEGSSDPGLRLLLGCSTTIAAWALTMGLVGLALRYATTTNRVISYLAAASFWIYLVHHPLVGLIHTDLKILLPDAWPLAKALTAMALTTLWCLASFEVLVRRTALGRLLGVRQPPRMPKVAESESKNQPVTMPIRRAA; this is encoded by the coding sequence ATGTCTTCACCGCAGCCCGCCATGCCAGCCCCCCGCGTCCTCGCTGGCACCACCTCGGCAACCGCCGCTCACACCCCCACACCGCTCGCCGCGGGCGAGCGTCTAACCGCGTTTGAATGGCTGCGTGCCGGGGCAGGGCTGGGCGTGGTCCTACTGCACGCCTGCGTACCCTACCTGACCCATCCCATGCAATTTCTGGCCTGGCCTGTACAGGACCGTGCCAGCTCGCTGGTCAACGGTTTGTTTTGGACCATCGAATTGTTGATCATGCCGGTGTTCTTGGTGATCGCCGGCTTTTTCGCTGTCCGCTCGCTCGCCGGCCGCAGCCGAATAGCCTTTCTTAAACACCGAGCCGCTCGGCTGCTGCTGCCCTTGGCGGTTGTGGGCGCCGTAATCCTACCTCTGGACCTGTACAGTTGGCTGCTGGGCTGGGTGGTGGAAGGGCAAATTGATTTCCGCAAAATGCAGAGCTTAAAATTTGCAGCCGGCATGGATGACCACCTGTGGGGGCTGAGCCACCTGTGGTTCTTGCAGTACCTGTTTTTGTACTGTGCGGTCTACGCCGGGTGCCACGCTCTGTGGCCCGCCTCGCTGCATTCGCTCTCAGCACGTTACCTTTTGCGGCGTACCACGCTGCTGGGTCTACTGGCTGCAGGCGCGATTACACTGACCATTGCACCGGAGGTAGTGTTCGGATTCCAACACGACTTTCTGCCTTTCGCCTCCAAGTGGATTTACCACGGCACCTTTTTTGCCGGCGGAATTTGGCTGGCCATCTATGACACTAGTTTACGTAAGACCCGACGTCTGGGTCGACGCATGCTGTTGCTGGGGGCGATGTCCGCTACGGCGTCGTTGGTTGCCGGCATGCGTTACCTAGAAGGCAGTTCAGACCCGGGACTGCGTTTGCTGCTGGGATGCAGCACCACCATCGCCGCGTGGGCCCTGACGATGGGCTTGGTCGGTCTGGCTCTTCGCTATGCAACGACGACAAACCGCGTGATCAGCTACCTGGCGGCGGCTTCGTTCTGGATTTATTTGGTCCATCACCCGCTGGTCGGCCTGATCCACACCGATCTCAAGATCCTGCTACCCGACGCTTGGCCGCTGGCCAAAGCGCTGACGGCGATGGCGCTGACCACGCTGTGGTGCCTGGCCAGCTTCGAAGTTCTGGTACGCCGCACCGCGCTGGGACGCTTGCTGGGTGTGCGTCAGCCACCGCGCATGCCAAAGGTCGCCGAATCGGAATCGAAAAACCAACCGGTGACCATGCCGATCCGCCGCGCGGCATAG
- a CDS encoding DUF4261 domain-containing protein: MVRGIYTQGAAVLLAQPVDFSQVQSCLSGFELATTDLTPGQPDEQVLLLKDDQPGDGHAVVIYSNKRWPDDYSGLEGEPEMAAAWARGQYGPLAFPGDLQRAIEQSWRWDEGREEAASHVAHLRILYRYPVDSQDDEDAEDRPIDEEVASEILEETDSVDELHFITRVISRLLELPEAICYFNPGGEVLMNAEDLRGGLNEAWQHDLVPVDMWTNVRLFRATETWTLMDTIGNEQFDLPDMEVIFENEQFDPSEIESFLRNVVLCVLLDDIEISDGDTVDGPGQQIWQALLCNDGLNDPPRPTIRWYLDTASPPEELMEVGQDLSELESELERLMDSDEQAADEEDEAE, from the coding sequence GTGGTCAGGGGAATTTATACGCAGGGCGCAGCGGTGTTACTGGCTCAACCCGTGGATTTTTCTCAAGTCCAGTCCTGCCTGAGCGGGTTTGAGTTGGCGACGACGGACTTGACGCCTGGACAGCCGGACGAGCAGGTGTTGCTGTTGAAGGACGATCAGCCTGGCGATGGACATGCGGTGGTGATCTACAGTAACAAGCGGTGGCCCGACGATTATTCGGGACTTGAGGGGGAGCCCGAAATGGCTGCGGCCTGGGCGCGGGGACAGTATGGCCCGCTGGCTTTTCCAGGCGATTTGCAACGGGCGATCGAACAATCCTGGCGGTGGGACGAAGGTCGTGAGGAGGCCGCCAGTCACGTGGCGCACCTGCGTATCCTGTATCGCTACCCGGTGGATTCCCAAGACGATGAGGACGCCGAGGATCGGCCTATCGACGAGGAGGTTGCCTCGGAAATCCTGGAAGAAACAGACTCGGTGGATGAATTGCATTTCATCACCCGCGTGATCAGCCGGTTGTTGGAATTACCCGAGGCGATCTGTTACTTCAATCCCGGTGGCGAAGTGTTGATGAACGCCGAGGATTTGCGCGGCGGGCTGAACGAAGCTTGGCAGCACGATTTGGTACCGGTCGACATGTGGACCAACGTGCGGCTGTTTCGGGCCACCGAGACTTGGACCTTGATGGATACCATCGGTAACGAACAGTTTGATCTGCCCGACATGGAAGTCATTTTTGAGAACGAGCAGTTTGATCCGTCGGAGATCGAGAGTTTCCTGCGGAATGTCGTGTTGTGCGTGTTGTTGGACGACATTGAGATCAGCGATGGCGATACGGTCGATGGTCCGGGCCAACAGATCTGGCAGGCATTGCTGTGCAACGACGGTCTGAACGATCCACCGCGGCCGACGATTCGCTGGTACCTCGACACCGCTTCGCCGCCCGAAGAGCTGATGGAAGTCGGCCAGGATCTTTCCGAACTCGAGTCCGAGCTGGAGCGGTTGATGGACTCCGACGAGCAGGCGGCTGACGAGGAAGACGAGGCCGAGTGA
- a CDS encoding efflux RND transporter permease subunit, protein MKRIIAWAIASSPGMNVIMVASMLVGAVCLYRMRREVFPEFELEVVMVTVPYPGATPEDVEQGICQLIEEPVRSLEGVKKVTSIAQEGAGFVLIELLSDVQDVQKVLAEIDREVSRISNFPDLAEDPQIQQITFRDAAIRIGIVGPESLDEYSERQLRAVAEDVRDDVLQLPSVSAADVMGGRNFQIDVEISEGTLRQYDLSLGEVAQRLRARNIELPGGQLRAEGQEVLFRAKNKGRVGDEIRQLPLITQPGGVVLTVDDLGTVRDDFEDTTNISEINGQPAMVVNVNRTKSEDLLAMTTAVREYVKNKELPAGYRFVIWGDTSTDVRDRLQLLLRNGAQGLALVFLVLALFLEIRLAVWVAMGIPISILGAGIALTWGDQTLNMLSLFSFLVALGIVVDDAIVVGENIYAHRQMGKNYLQAAIDGAAEVVPSVTASVMTTVIAFGPMFFVSGVMGKFMAVIPFAVIAMLAISLLESMFVLPCHLAHRHNGFFVVLNVLLYPLRPVGILLHWLNARTSRGMEWIAERIYMPTLRFCLHYPLVPIAATFGMCIFTAGMVRGGIVPRILFPKSDNNLMQATVTFPDGTPVAVTNAATSRMEEAIRELSVEIAAERAAREGQPIEDIYPNAGGEVVGPVQLTYRQVGSITNTQGPMGDSGGGGSHVGQIFVELFDTTIRDIHSDEILARWRAKVGDFAGMEKITYGSVGVGPGGKAIEFKLLASDGAADQLEAATEAVKQRLAEFQGLYDIGDDNTPGKWEFQLKVKDQALATGVTEEDLGNTVRNAYYGAEVMRLQRGRHEVKLMVRYPEEQRSSLADYQEIRVRTPDGAERPITEVAEVNVIRGYSEINRVNQMRSITISADLDETKTGPDLVINELKDNFLPELQKQYPAISVRWEGQREQSEESVGSLLTGFVVAIIAMYILLVLQFRSYLQPLIILAIIPFGMIGAIWGHAFLGLPLTLFSMFGLVALAGVVVNDSIVLIDFINARVREGVPKYKALLEAGLRRFRPVMLTSMTTIAGLLPLLTEKSFQAQLLIPMAASLAFGLMLATALVLLMIPILYMFYLYIIDLFGLSPVDDELVEQRLQMEIESV, encoded by the coding sequence ATGAAACGAATCATTGCCTGGGCGATTGCCAGTTCCCCTGGGATGAATGTCATTATGGTGGCGTCGATGCTGGTCGGTGCGGTCTGCCTGTACCGCATGCGCCGTGAAGTTTTTCCAGAATTTGAACTGGAAGTGGTGATGGTCACGGTGCCCTACCCAGGGGCCACACCGGAGGATGTGGAACAGGGCATCTGCCAACTGATCGAAGAACCCGTGCGCTCGCTCGAAGGAGTTAAAAAGGTAACCTCGATCGCCCAGGAAGGCGCGGGGTTTGTGCTCATCGAGCTGCTCTCGGACGTCCAGGACGTGCAAAAAGTGCTGGCTGAAATCGACCGCGAAGTCAGCCGGATTTCCAATTTCCCAGACTTGGCCGAAGACCCACAGATCCAGCAGATCACCTTTCGCGATGCCGCCATCCGGATCGGCATCGTGGGCCCCGAATCATTGGACGAGTATTCCGAGCGGCAACTGCGCGCCGTCGCTGAAGACGTCCGAGACGATGTGTTGCAGCTGCCGTCGGTTTCGGCCGCCGATGTGATGGGCGGTCGCAACTTTCAGATCGACGTAGAGATCTCCGAGGGCACGCTGCGGCAATACGACCTGTCGCTGGGGGAGGTCGCTCAGCGGCTGCGGGCCCGAAACATCGAATTGCCGGGCGGGCAACTGCGAGCGGAAGGCCAGGAGGTGCTGTTTCGCGCCAAAAACAAAGGCCGTGTGGGAGACGAAATCCGCCAGCTGCCGCTGATTACCCAGCCCGGGGGCGTGGTCCTAACGGTCGACGACCTGGGCACCGTCCGCGACGATTTTGAAGACACTACGAATATCAGCGAGATCAATGGGCAACCCGCCATGGTGGTCAACGTCAATCGCACCAAGAGCGAAGACCTGTTGGCGATGACTACGGCGGTGCGGGAATACGTCAAGAATAAAGAACTGCCTGCCGGCTATCGGTTCGTGATCTGGGGCGACACCAGCACCGACGTCCGCGACCGCTTGCAGTTGCTGCTCCGCAACGGAGCCCAGGGATTGGCGTTGGTGTTTTTGGTGTTGGCATTGTTCCTCGAAATCCGTTTGGCGGTGTGGGTGGCGATGGGGATTCCGATCTCGATTTTAGGCGCCGGCATCGCGCTCACCTGGGGCGATCAAACGCTCAACATGCTCAGCTTGTTTTCTTTCCTGGTGGCTTTGGGGATCGTCGTCGACGATGCCATCGTGGTCGGGGAGAACATTTACGCGCACCGTCAGATGGGTAAGAATTATTTGCAAGCGGCGATCGATGGAGCCGCCGAAGTGGTGCCTAGCGTGACCGCTTCGGTGATGACGACCGTGATCGCCTTCGGCCCGATGTTTTTTGTCTCCGGCGTGATGGGCAAGTTCATGGCGGTGATCCCGTTTGCGGTGATCGCTATGCTGGCGATTTCGCTGTTGGAAAGCATGTTTGTGCTGCCCTGCCACCTGGCGCATCGTCACAACGGCTTTTTTGTCGTGTTGAATGTGCTGCTATATCCGCTGCGACCGGTGGGAATTCTGCTGCATTGGCTGAACGCTCGCACCAGCCGGGGCATGGAATGGATAGCTGAGCGGATTTACATGCCTACGCTGCGTTTCTGCCTTCACTATCCACTGGTGCCGATCGCGGCCACGTTTGGGATGTGCATTTTCACCGCCGGCATGGTGCGTGGCGGGATCGTGCCGCGAATCTTGTTTCCCAAATCCGACAACAACTTGATGCAGGCTACGGTCACCTTTCCCGATGGCACGCCGGTGGCGGTCACCAACGCGGCCACCAGTCGAATGGAAGAAGCGATTCGCGAATTAAGCGTTGAAATCGCGGCCGAACGAGCGGCTCGGGAAGGCCAGCCGATCGAAGACATCTATCCCAACGCCGGCGGCGAAGTGGTGGGTCCGGTCCAATTGACGTACCGCCAAGTCGGCTCGATCACGAACACCCAAGGCCCGATGGGCGACAGTGGCGGGGGCGGCAGCCATGTCGGACAGATTTTTGTGGAACTGTTCGATACCACCATCCGCGACATCCACAGCGACGAGATTCTGGCCAGGTGGCGTGCCAAGGTCGGCGATTTTGCCGGCATGGAAAAAATCACCTACGGCTCGGTGGGTGTTGGCCCCGGCGGCAAGGCCATCGAATTTAAATTGCTAGCCTCCGACGGCGCGGCGGATCAGCTCGAAGCCGCTACCGAAGCGGTCAAACAGCGACTGGCCGAATTCCAAGGCTTGTACGACATCGGCGACGACAACACGCCCGGCAAGTGGGAGTTTCAGCTGAAGGTCAAGGATCAGGCCCTAGCCACCGGCGTCACCGAGGAAGATCTGGGTAACACGGTCCGCAACGCTTACTACGGCGCCGAAGTGATGCGGCTGCAGCGCGGCCGGCACGAAGTCAAACTGATGGTTCGCTATCCCGAGGAACAACGGAGCAGCTTGGCCGACTATCAGGAAATCCGCGTTCGTACGCCCGACGGCGCCGAACGACCGATCACGGAAGTCGCCGAGGTGAACGTGATCCGCGGCTATTCGGAAATCAACCGCGTCAACCAAATGCGTTCGATCACGATTTCAGCCGACCTGGACGAAACCAAGACCGGCCCCGATCTCGTGATCAATGAACTCAAGGACAACTTCCTGCCGGAGTTGCAAAAGCAGTACCCGGCGATCAGCGTCCGCTGGGAAGGGCAACGTGAACAGAGCGAAGAATCGGTGGGCAGCTTGTTGACAGGGTTCGTCGTCGCCATCATCGCCATGTACATCCTGTTGGTGCTGCAATTCCGCAGCTACCTGCAACCGCTGATCATCCTGGCGATCATTCCCTTCGGCATGATCGGCGCCATCTGGGGACACGCCTTCTTGGGGCTGCCGCTGACGCTGTTCAGCATGTTTGGACTAGTGGCCCTGGCCGGTGTGGTGGTCAACGACAGCATCGTCCTGATCGACTTTATCAACGCCCGTGTTCGCGAGGGCGTGCCCAAATACAAGGCCCTGCTGGAAGCCGGTCTACGGCGGTTCCGCCCCGTGATGCTAACCAGTATGACCACGATTGCCGGGCTGCTGCCGCTGCTGACCGAAAAGTCGTTTCAGGCCCAGCTGCTGATCCCGATGGCCGCCAGCCTAGCCTTCGGTTTGATGTTAGCCACGGCCTTGGTGCTCCTGATGATCCCTATCCTGTACATGTTCTACCTGTACATCATCGACCTGTTTGGACTTAGCCCCGTCGATGACGAATTGGTGGAACAGCGACTGCAGATGGAAATCGAATCCGTCTAA
- a CDS encoding efflux RND transporter periplasmic adaptor subunit encodes MSESATTTAEPETPVTTSPYAPVESTAHPNRDAATSLLINVVIPLAMLGLAFVAFLLFGKVTAEQRPDLDGSLAGRMQRLPTADVQVVQSLEAVGGQLDLTVDGVVVPFREIQIATEVAGKVVYKDPDCEAGNYVDAGQLLCRIDDSDYQLEVERLSRLREQEYQALKELDQETSNAKRLLDVAKEDLELRTSELRRLESLPAGFASESEIDSMRRARLQAVQVQVNAQNQLDLLLKRRTRLEASERLAAVQLESAKLNLARTEIRSEVSGVIVREDAELNSFVQRGSPIITIEDTSKVEVAVSLRMDQLFWVLDQARHDDADGGLAPPAELTSQQGYELPETDATIRYQVSGRDDVSYQWSGKLLRYDGIGLDQQTRTAPVRIVVENPKRFQKPDGTESLSQGPTALMRGMFVNVSLHIRPRTQLVLIPSLAMQPGNRVWHFYPDPSVLDPPPAESEGEPTAADNSPHLVADEGPETAGESEPTAVEDDDAAPPFHVEDWVAGYVKVIPRVRAIEAAVLDEQQYWICEIVDQTLQPGDLVVTSPLTAVTSDQAVPVRVPAQQTDPGAAAVAVTASR; translated from the coding sequence ATGAGTGAATCCGCAACGACGACCGCCGAACCGGAAACTCCGGTCACCACCTCACCGTACGCGCCCGTGGAGTCCACGGCGCACCCTAACCGCGACGCCGCCACGTCGTTGTTGATCAACGTGGTGATCCCACTGGCGATGCTGGGCTTGGCGTTTGTGGCGTTTTTGTTATTTGGCAAAGTCACGGCCGAACAGCGTCCCGACCTGGACGGCTCTTTGGCCGGCCGGATGCAGCGGTTGCCCACCGCTGACGTGCAAGTCGTCCAGTCGTTGGAGGCGGTCGGCGGGCAATTAGACCTGACTGTCGACGGAGTGGTCGTGCCCTTTCGTGAGATCCAAATCGCCACCGAAGTGGCTGGCAAAGTGGTTTACAAAGACCCGGATTGTGAAGCCGGCAACTACGTCGATGCGGGCCAGTTGTTGTGCCGCATCGACGACAGCGACTACCAACTGGAAGTCGAACGGCTGAGTCGGTTACGTGAACAGGAATATCAGGCCCTGAAGGAACTCGACCAGGAAACCTCCAATGCCAAACGCTTGCTGGACGTAGCCAAAGAGGACCTGGAGCTGCGGACCAGTGAACTCCGCCGCTTGGAATCGCTGCCCGCCGGCTTCGCCAGTGAATCCGAAATCGATTCGATGCGTCGCGCTCGGCTGCAAGCCGTCCAGGTGCAAGTCAACGCCCAAAACCAACTGGATCTGCTGCTCAAACGGCGCACGCGTCTGGAAGCTTCCGAGCGTTTGGCGGCGGTGCAACTGGAGTCAGCCAAGCTGAATCTGGCCCGCACCGAAATCCGCTCGGAAGTCAGCGGCGTGATCGTGCGAGAAGACGCGGAACTCAATTCCTTTGTGCAGCGTGGCAGCCCGATCATCACTATCGAAGACACATCCAAAGTGGAAGTCGCCGTGAGCCTGCGGATGGATCAATTGTTCTGGGTCCTCGATCAAGCTCGCCACGATGACGCCGACGGTGGGCTGGCCCCGCCTGCGGAACTGACCAGCCAGCAGGGCTACGAATTGCCCGAAACCGACGCCACGATTCGCTACCAGGTGTCCGGGCGCGACGATGTGTCCTACCAATGGAGCGGAAAACTGTTGCGTTACGACGGCATCGGTTTGGATCAACAAACCCGCACCGCTCCGGTGCGAATTGTTGTAGAGAACCCCAAACGGTTCCAGAAACCCGATGGCACGGAGTCTTTATCACAGGGTCCCACGGCGCTGATGCGGGGCATGTTTGTCAACGTATCGCTGCACATCCGGCCGCGTACGCAACTGGTGCTGATTCCATCACTGGCGATGCAGCCGGGCAATCGGGTCTGGCATTTTTATCCCGACCCATCGGTCTTGGATCCGCCCCCGGCCGAGTCCGAAGGCGAACCTACGGCGGCTGACAATTCGCCGCATTTGGTGGCCGACGAGGGCCCCGAAACGGCCGGCGAATCGGAGCCCACCGCGGTTGAGGATGACGACGCGGCACCGCCGTTTCACGTCGAGGACTGGGTGGCGGGATACGTCAAAGTCATCCCGCGGGTGCGCGCCATCGAAGCCGCCGTGCTGGACGAGCAACAATATTGGATCTGTGAGATCGTCGACCAAACCTTGCAACCCGGGGATTTGGTCGTCACGTCGCCGTTAACCGCGGTGACTTCCGATCAAGCCGTTCCGGTACGTGTCCCGGCCCAGCAAACCGATCCCGGTGCGGCTGCCGTGGCCGTTACCGCATCGCGCTAA